From Schizosaccharomyces pombe strain 972h- genome assembly, chromosome: II, the proteins below share one genomic window:
- the los1 gene encoding karyopherin exportin-T Los1: MSAQDVENAVEAALDPSVGPIIKQQATDFIGSLRSSSTGWKICHEIFSEKTKYKPSTRLICLQTLSEKVREWNNESNLLELQMIRDSVWSYIKELSFLDEPAYISNAVQHLLTLLFLQLYPSNWNDFFASLQGVIAASSQSEFSNFYLKVLLSIGDEIADSLVLKTDVQIQKDNLVKDAIRANDMSDIVSFVYEMMLAYSNAKNYGTVGLCLQVYAQWVSWININLIVNEPCMNLLYSFLQIEELRCAACETMTEIVNKKMKPLEKLNLLNILNLNLFFSKSQEQSTDPNFDEHVAKLINAQGVELVAIKSDPSELSPELKENCSFQLYNLFPYLIRYLSDDYDETSTAVFPFLSDLLVSLRKESSSKELSASLKEFLKSLLEAIIKKMKYDESQEWDDDPDSEEEAEFQEMRKKLKIFQDTINSIDSSLFSSYMYSAITSSLSTAATLSPENSWQLIEFALYETYIFGEGLRGPDAFFNEVDKSPTVLSQILALVTTSQVCRHPHPLVQLLYMEILVRYASFFDYESAAIPALIEYFVGPRGIHNTNERVRPRAWYLFYRFVKSIKKQVVNYTESSLAMLGDLLNISVSPVTDMDAPVPTLNSSIRNSDFNSQLYLFETVGVLISSGNLTPEEQALYCDSLINALIGKANAALSSDLSALENIISVYCSLMAIGNFAKGFPARGSEEVAWLASFNKASDEIFLILDRMGFNEDIRGAVRFTSGRIINVVGPDMLPKVPQLISILLNSIDMNELVDVLSFISQLIHIYKDNMMEITNRMLPTLLMRIFSSLSAAPQGTDDAVKQNDLRKSYISFILQLLNKGFGSILFTEENQVYFDPLINSILHFANLVGEPATQKSSIALVSKMVSLWGGKDGIAGFENFTLSLTPLCFEMPVNPNFNTRDGQSLVVLGELAGLQKIILEKLGDIYKSYLVTVYFPTVNFPDVMASEYLQALSNLDSRSFKQFFQKFIQALKSGNV, translated from the coding sequence ATGTCGGCCCAGGATGTCGAAAACGCAGTAGAAGCAGCATTAGATCCTTCTGTAGGACCAATAATAAAGCAACAAGCTACAGATTTTATTGGTAGCCTTAGAAGCTCATCTACAGGTTGGAAAATATGCcatgaaatttttagtgAAAAAACGAAATATAAACCATCAACAAGACTGATTTGCCTTCAAACTCTTAGTGAGAAAGTTAGAGAATGGAACAATGAAAGCAATTTGTTAGAGTTACAGATGATAAGAGACAGTGTTTGGTCTTATATTAAGGAATTAAGCTTTTTGGATGAACCAGCTTATATTAGTAATGCTGTACAACATTTATTGACATTATTGTTTCTTCAACTATATCCAAGCAACtggaatgatttttttgcttcactCCAAGGCGTTATTGCGGCGTCGTCTCAATCTgagttttcaaatttttatttgaaggTTTTACTTTCCATCGGCGATGAGATTGCTGATTCATTGGTTTTAAAGACAGATgttcaaattcaaaaagataatttagTAAAAGATGCAATTAGGGCAAATGATATGTCTGATATCGTTTCATTCGTCTATGAAATGATGTTGGCCTATAGTAATGCTAAAAACTATGGCACGGTTGGATTGTGCCTTCAAGTATATGCACAGTGGGTATCTTGGATCaatataaatttgataGTTAATGAACCGTGTATGAACTTGTTATACTCTTTCCTTcaaattgaagaattacGTTGCGCTGCATGCGAGACAATGACCGAAATTGTgaataagaaaatgaagcCACTTGAGAAACTTAATCTGCTCAATATTCTTAACCTGAATTTGTTCTTTTCAAAGTCGCAGGAACAATCCACTGATCCTAACTTCGACGAACATGTCGCCAAGTTAATAAATGCACAGGGTGTTGAACTTGTCGCTATAAAATCCGATCCTTCAGAACTTAGTCCAGagttgaaagaaaattgcTCATTTCAGCTCTACAATCTTTTTCCATACCTTATCAGATATCTTTCTGATGATTATGATGAAACCTCGACAGCAGTTTTCCCCTTTTTGTCCGACTTACTTGTCTCACTTAGGAAAGAATCTTCTTCCAAAGAACTTAGtgcttctttaaaagaatttcttAAATCTCTGCTAGAAGCtattataaagaaaatgaaatatgATGAATCACAGGAGTGGGATGACGATCCTGATAGCGAGGAAGAGGCCGAATTCCAAGAAATGcgtaaaaaattaaagatttttcAAGATACCATTAACTCTATTGATTCTAGTCTATTTTCTTCGTACATGTATTCTGCTATAACTTCTAGTTTATCTACTGCTGCTACATTATCTCCTGAAAATTCATGGCAGCTTATTGAGTTTGCGCTATATGAAACCTATATTTTTGGTGAAGGATTGCGGGGTCCCgatgcattttttaatgaagttGATAAATCTCCGACTGTTCTTTCTCAAATACTAGCATTAGTTACCACTTCACAAGTTTGCCGACATCCTCATCCGTTAGTTCAGCTTCTGTACATGGAAATATTAGTACGATACGCTAGTTTCTTCGATTACGAATCTGCGGCTATTCCCGCTTTAATAGAATACTTTGTTGGGCCCAGAGGAATACATAACACAAATGAACGTGTTCGTCCAAGAGCATGGTATCTGTTTTATCGATTTGTTAAAAGCATTAAGAAACAAGTTGTAAATTATACTGAATCATCTCTCGCCATGCTTGGTGATCTATTAAATATAAGTGTTTCTCCCGTTACTGATATGGATGCGCCAGTACCGACATTAAATTCCTCCATAAGAAATAGTGATTTTAACTCTCagctctatttatttgaGACTGTTGGTGTCTTAATTTCTTCAGGTAACTTAACTCCAGAAGAACAAGCTCTTTACTGTGATTCACTTATAAATGCACTTATCGGAAAAGCAAATGCTGCTCTTTCCAGTGATTTGTCGGCTTTAGAGAACATTATTTCCGTTTATTGTTCGCTGATGGCTATCGGTAATTTTGCTAAAGGATTTCCTGCCCGTGGTTCTGAGGAAGTCGCTTGGCTTGCTAGTTTCAATAAGGCATCAGATGAgatatttttgattttagaCAGAATGGGATTTAATGAAGATATCCGTGGAGCTGTACGCTTTACTTCTGGGAGAATTATTAATGTTGTAGGACCTGATATGTTACCAAAGGTTCCACAATTAATTTCCATACTCTTAAACTCTATCGATATGAATGAACTGGTTGATGTTCTTTCATTCATTAGCCAACTTATACATATATACAAAGATAACATGATGGAGATTACAAATCGTATGCTTCCAACATTACTAATGcgtattttttcttctctatCGGCCGCTCCACAAGGAACAGATGATGCTGTCAAGCAAAACGATTTACGAAAATcatatatttcatttataCTACAACTATTAAACAAGGGGTTTGGATCAATCCTCTTTACTGAAGAAAATCAGGTTTACTTTGATCCACTTATTAACAGTATCTTACATTTTGCAAACTTGGTGGGTGAGCCAGCTACACAAAAAAGTTCTATCGCTTTAGTTTCTAAAATGGTTTCCTTATGGGGAGGTAAGGATGGAATTGCTGGATTcgaaaattttactttatcaTTGACACCATTATGTTTTGAAATGCCTGTTAACCCAAATTTTAACACCCGTGATGGTCAGTCTTTGGTAGTTTTAGGGGAACTGGCTggattacaaaaaataatacttGAAAAGCTAGGTGATATATACAAGTCATATCTTGTAACGGTGTATTTTCCCACCGTCAACTTTCCGGACGTAATGGCTTCTGAATATTTACAAGCTTTATCAAATCTGGATAGTAGATCattcaaacaattttttcaaaaatttattcaagCATTAAAAAGTGGTAATGTATGA
- the utp16 gene encoding U3 snoRNP-associated protein Utp16: MQSSRKIMILKRNIKGLKSSAIIATYLTLNKLFIDKFCKTQESTYPIHFVHCHFGGIKKFHSHCQLSSSYTNSGQKSFKSFNSLRFIVLKSKTCLLRYKLLIKTFCCITYSKIENLSNTRMARLTAPSKGPSFSNLNKPNDLLKAEIEDNEASHYSQNQSSDSDSDEAPEEVSLKSSSDEVKKRLQRLKGNELQLRKAEREKRRLQNERNRERNAQRVSASKLDLAILEAAEVEEINSTTEIEEKVDEASLDLYTPKGHKIVFPNNEIPKKRTRSFRKGDFKVSVLKETNDPLLAPNYEKKLSQRKRDWINRQSVPRASKRRRPLTY, encoded by the exons ATGCAATCGTCtagaaaaattatgatactaaaaagaaa CATTAAAGGGTTAAAATCTAGTGCTATAATTGCAACGTATCTtactttaaataaattatttattgataaattttgtaaGACTCAGGAAAGTACCTATCCTATCCATTTTGTTCACTGCCATTTTGGTGGCATTAAGAAGTTTCACTCGCATTGCCAGTTATCCTCCTCCTACACCAATTCAGGtcaaaaaagtttcaaatcCTTTAATAGTCTTCGTTTTATAGTATTAAAATCCAAAACTTGTCTGTTAAGGTATAAACTTCTGATAAAGACATTTTGTTGCATTACTTATTcgaaaattgaaaatttgtcAAATACTAGAATGGCAAGATTGACTGCCCCAAGCAAAGgtccttcattttcaaatttaaacaaaccAAATGATTTGTTGAAAGCGGAAATTGAAGATAATGAAGCCTCACACTACTCTCAAAATCAATCATCTGACAGTGATTCTGATGAAGCACCTGAAGAAGTTTCGCTGAAGAGCAGCAGCGATGAGGTAAAAAAGAGACTTCAACGTCTGAAAGGGAATGAATTACA GCTTCGAAAAgctgaaagagaaaaacgTAGACTgcaaaatgaaagaaatcGTGAAAGAAATGCCCAACGGGTAAGCGCATCAAAGTTGGATTTGGCTATTCTTGAGGCAGCTGaagttgaagaaattaataGTACCACGGAAATCGAAGAAAAGGTTGACGAAGCAAGCCTTGACCTATATACTCCAAAAGGAcataaaattgtttttccTAATAACGAAATTCCTAAAAAACGTACTCGTTCATTTCGTAAAGGTGATTTTAAAGTGAGCGTTCttaaagaaacaaatgaCCCTTTACTAGCGCCGAACTATGAAAAGAAACTGTCACAGCGTAAACGGGATTGGATAAATCGACAATCAGTTCCCCGGGCGTCTAAAAGACGACGTCCCTTGACTTAttaa
- the nxt3 gene encoding ubiquitin protease cofactor Nxt3, which yields MTAENATLLEPVLGKDEIGWMFVQEYYTYLNKEPNRLHCFYTKKSTLIHGDEGESISLCHGQQEIHNKILDLDFQNCKVLISNVDSLASSNGGIVIQVLGEMSNKGKLSRKFAQTFFLAEQPNGYFVLNDIFRFLREDVEEEEESPDAVEKEKKDVASEPYVNGVQSQEHLPSAKEEGHYQDPAATENNFATAALISNETDSLNQATLAVPEEPVIQVTEASVPSFVSQQENQLQDEALTSNSKNADAIGASDANVATAPKSWADLIARNHPDVKSQASVSSTASTTGQTVKGVNADQTQQPTAPYTQSNELLETSVFVKNIPPETSDVSLKSAMSIFGPVKAIEFARRKGTAYVDFVNHECVQLALNKKTLQINNATLNIEERRRLFSGKFNKSGDKKSNDNYNGMKRNFRKGNRGAFDGRSKEVTTSKKQNN from the exons atgaCTGCGGAAAATGCCACATTATTAGAACCAGTTTTGGGAAAGGATGAGATAGGATGGATGTTCGTTCAAGAATATTAtacatatttaaataaagaaccCAATCGTCTTCAT TGTTTCTATACTAAAAAGTCAACTTTAATTCACGGAGACGAAGGCGAGAGTATTAGTCTTTGTCATGGACAACAG GAAATTCATAACAAGATATTGGACTTGgactttcaaaattgcAAAGTACTTATTTCAAACGTTGACAGTTTGGCTTCTTCGAATGGTGGCATTGTCATCCAGGTCCTGGGTGAAATGTCTAATAAGGGGAAATTATCCAGAAAATTTGCTCAAACATTTTTCCTTGCAGAACAACCAAATggttattttgttttaaacgATATTTTCCGTTTTTTGCGTGAAGATGTtgaggaagaagaggagTCACCTGATGCTgttgaaaaagagaaaaaagatgtTGCTTCTGAACCTTACGTAAATGGCGTGCAATCTCAAGAACATTTACCTTCTGCAAAAGAAGAAGGCCATTACCAGGATCCAGCTGCTacagaaaataattttgccACAGCCGCTCTTATATCAAATGAGACCGACAGTCTAAATCAAGCTACTTTGGCTGTTCCTGAAGAACCCGTTATCCAAGTTACGGAAGCCTCAGTCCCAAGTTTTGTTTCTCAGCAGGAAAATCAGCTTCAAGATGAAGCTCTGACTTCAAACTCGAAGAATGCTGATGCTATAGGGGCTAGCGATGCAAATGTTGCTACAGCACCTAAATCTTGGGCTGATCTCATAGCTCGTAATCATCCTGATGTGAAATCCCAAGCATCAGTTAGTTCTACTGCGTCTACAACTGGTCAAACAGTTAAAGGTGTTAATGCTGACCAAACTCAGCAGCCAACAGCGCCGTACACTCAGAGTAATGAACTGTTGGAGACATCTGTATTCGTCAAGAACATTCCTCCCGAAACATCTGATGTGTCATTGAAATCTGCTATGAGCATTTTTGGACCAGTCAAGGCTATTGAGTTTGCTCGTCGCAAAGGCACCGCATATGTTGATTTTGTCAACCATGAATGCGTGCAATTGGctttgaacaaaaaaactttgCAAATTAACAATGCCACGCTGAACATAGAAGAACGACGCCGTCTTTTTTCCGGTAAATTCAACAAATCGGGAGATAAGAAGTCCAACGATAATTATAATGGaatgaaaaggaattttcGCAAAGGTAACCGTGGTGCTTTTGACGGTCGTTCAAAAGAAGTGACTACTtctaaaaagcaaaataattaa
- the fta3 gene encoding CENP-H-like protein Fta3 has product MDNNDQISNLCLGALQLLADQPISVISNEPSEEQRNEHVLKKWENNVLRHWKILFSLFMQTCGDSVQGNAAFSILNFMTTNSLVGQLYQRLYDESNSLGFISSPLNETEHLSEENLKIESSITFTSEEIEKEKENIKSVLLPSVQSISSSLELYASKESDYRSSIEGVLADLKLARARWEIVRNVTQILLLESGISFLENKKLAYIMDLCGDREDNYSSY; this is encoded by the coding sequence ATGGATAATAACGACCAAATATCAAACCTTTGTCTAGGGGCTTTACAACTGCTTGCCGATCAACCTATTTCGGTTATCTCGAATGAACCATCTGAAGAACAGCGGAATGAGCACGTCCTGAAAAAATGGGAAAATAACGTTTTAAGACATTggaaaattcttttttctctttttatgCAAACTTGTGGTGATAGTGTACAAGGAAATGCTGCCTTCTCAATCCTCAATTTCATGACTACTAATAGTTTAGTGGGACAACTATATCAGCGACTATATGATGAGTCTAATTCATTGGGCTTTATAAGTAGCCCTTTGAACGAGACAGAACATTTGTcggaagaaaatttaaaaatcgaAAGCAGTATTACCTTCACTAgtgaagaaattgagaaggaaaaagaaaatattaaatctGTATTACTTCCTTCAGTGCAAtctatttcttcttctttagaATTGTATGCGTCTAAAGAATCTGATTATAGAAGCTCAATTGAAGGTGTATTAGCTGACTTGAAGTTAGCGCGTGCCCGTTGGGAAATCGTTAGAAACGTGACACAAATACTTTTGCTCGAATCCGGCATTAGTTTCCTAGAGAACAAAAAACTTGCATATATCATGGATCTATGTGGTGATCGTGAAGACAATTATAGTTCCTATTAA
- the vac7 gene encoding protein vac7 codes for MSEPKPMQMSVETETVLNVSQVQIPSSCDRKASLETLKTKKNAQKKKKISLPNVMTSKAAMFAARVASAVDQDPNDEESENFVYENLIPTNDDELHSPSASIHSFQTYNLPLEMLPTINHVPYYGSAGTNALNGGPLSNSRKLIPKRSAKFSSMVGSSDTRCNSPTTARGLATSPLQINPTTSKSPLLNKKLSSTSQEPFRTSRRSGQESGDVTTKMLRNLLHKRLWISFFFACFVVLSLVYFHYAVQPLL; via the exons ATGTCGGAGCCCAAGCCTATGCAAATGTCTGTTGAGACTGAGACGGTCTTGAATGTGTCTCAAGTGCAGATTCCGAGCAGTTGCGATAGAAAAGCGTCTCTAGAAACccttaaaacaaaaaaaaatgctcaaaagaagaaaaaaattagtttgCCCAATG TAATGACTTCCAAAGCAGCTATGTTTGCAGCAAGAGTGGCCTCTGCCGTTGATCAGGATCCAAACGATGAAGAATcagaaaattttgtttacgaaAACCTAATCCCTACcaatgatgatgaattaCATTCTCCTTCAGCATCCATTCACTCTTTTCAAACATACAACCTTCCCTTAGAAATGCTGCCAACTATAAATCATGTGCCTTATTATGGATCGGCAGGCACTAACGCGCTCAACGGAGGCCCACTTAGTAATAGTCGCAAGTTGATTCCCAAACGGTCTGCAAAATTTTCCAGCATGGTTGGAAGTAGTGACACTAGATGTAATAGTCCTACCACTGCTAGAGGTTTGGCAACATCGCCTTTGCAAATCAATCCTACAACCTCAAAGTCACCGTTacttaacaaaaaattatcctCCACTTCTCAGGAGCCCTTTCGAACAAGTAGAAGGTCTGGTCAGGAAAGTGGTGATGTTACTACGAAAATGCTTAGAAACTTGCTCCATAAAAGATTATggatttcatttttctttgcttgTTTTGTTGTGCTATCTCTGgtatattttcattatgcAGTCCAACCGTTGTTATAA
- the dpb2 gene encoding DNA polymerase epsilon catalytic subunit B Dpb2 translates to MNNSITDSVEKKPEQVSFEVQPNALRPVAFHVFTRKYDLNINRDSLQELASFVSKKCGSQWRSQCEPLLDEIAKTWKRVHETQPIVTRPLLIPVLANLNVPHEVRVSSLARVQTLETTGSFLNSSNSEIRETIKNEKYFRVLDAFKMPKFKYDSSRKVFVLSKQSPTLMASASACTDMLNRRFNVVYSRILRNESFQTPSFSGSFSQTGTYQLTPIRNLLGRAGNTFLLFGLLTIAPDGTLWLEDLDSQVQLDVSQAEQGFGLFCPGCLVLVNGQFLSSGLFLVFELGHPPIERRDASLKALNNLDILGLNMDAKQLALLRHAEQAYQSQAFVCISEVHLDNHQTFYALEKIFQKYESSEAVPFCIILCGSFMSSAFHNSGSSIQYKEGFNKLAASLEKFPKICEKTKFIFVPGPNDPWTTNGISLMPKHSIPLHFVNRIQRVCKHTIFASNPCRIIFFSQEVLIYRDDISGRFQRNSLKFGKTPQGTSNINSIPLAEQQVHQQRKLVKTVLDQSHLSPFPSRTRPILWDFDYALSVFPLPSCMGLIDSESSAFDVHYGGCPTFNPGALLLGVHYNWQEVFPVKKEIITHKERI, encoded by the exons ATGAACAATTCCATTACGGATTCGgtagaaaaaaaacctGAACAGGTTAGTTTTGAAGTTCAACCCAATGCCCTTCGTCCGGTTGCTTTCCACGTATTTACCAGGAAGTACGATCTCAATATTAATCGTGACTCACTGCAGGAATTAGCATCTTTCGTATCTAAAAAATGCGGCTCACAATGGCGTTCCCAATGTGAGCCCTTACTAGACgaaattgcaaaaacttGGAAACGAGTTCATGAAACTCAACCTATAGTTACTCGACCTCTTTTGATCCCTGTCTTGGCAAATTTAAATGTTCCGCATGAAGTTCGCGTATCTTCCTTAGCAAGAGTTCAAACGCTTGAGACAACCggttcatttttaaattcgaGTAATTCGGAAATCCGTGAaactataaaaaatgagaaataCTTTAGAGTCCTTGATGCTTTTAAAATGCCTAAATTTAAGTACGATTCATCAAGAAAGGTTTTCGTTTTATCAAAACAGTCTCCTACTTTAATGGCATCTGCAAGTGCCTGCACAGATATGCTTAACCGCAGATTCAATGTTGTATATAGCCGTATTTTACGCAATGAATCTTTTCAAACACCTTCTTTCAGTGGCTCTTTCTCTCAAACAGGTACATATCAATTAACTCCTATTCGCAATTTATTAGGTCGAGCTGGAAACACATTTTTGTTGTTCGGACTCTTGACTATAGCTCCCGATGGTACCTTATGGCTGGAAGATCTTGACAGTCAAGTTCAACTAGACGTATCACAGGCAGAACAAGGGTTCGGTCTCTTTTGCCCTGGCTGCTTGGTACTTGTTAATGGTCAATTTCTAAGTTCTGGGctatttttagtttttgagCTTGGTCATCCTCCCATTGAACGCCGTGATGCTTCCTTGAAGGCCCTTAATAATTTAGATATTTTGGGGTTGAATATGGATGCAAAGCAACTTGCTCTTCTCCGTCACGCGGAACAGGCATATCAGTCACAAGCTTTTGTTTGTATCAGCGAGGTTCATCTTGACAACCATCAAACTTTCTATgcattagaaaaaatattccaaaaatatgAATCCTCTGAAGCTGTGCCGTTTTGTATAATATTATGTGGAAGTTTTATGTCTTCCGCTTTCCATAATTCAGGAAGCTCAATTCAATATAAAGAAGGATTTAATAAGCTTGCAGCTTCTCTTGAGaagtttccaaaaatttgcGAAAAGACAAAATTCATATTTGTCCCCGGTCCAAACGACCCTTGGACGACAAATGGGATATCCTTAATGCCTAAGCATTCAATACCCCTTCATTTCGTAAATCGGATCCAACGCGTTTGTAAGCATACCATTTTCGCTTCAAACCCTTGCCgcatcattttcttttctcagGAAGTACTAATTTATAGAGACGATATATCAGGAAGATTTCAAAGGAATTCATTAAAGTTTGGGAAGACTCCCCAAGGTACCTCCAATATTAATTCTATACCCCTTGCAGAACAACAAGTGCATCagcaaagaaaa TTGGTTAAAACAGTTTTAGATCAGTCTCACCTTTCACCGTTTCCATCGAGAACACGACCAATATTGTGGGATTTTGATTATGCTTTATCAGTTTTCCCGCTTCCTAGCTGT ATGGGTCTAATAGATTCTGAGTCGTCGGCGTTTGATGTTCATTATGGAGGTTGCCCAACTTTTAATCCCGGTGCTCTTTTACTTGGCGTTCACTATAATTGGCAAGAAGTATTTccagtaaaaaaagaaataattacACACAAGGAGAGAATTTAG
- the mpe1 gene encoding RBBP6 family ubiquitin-protein ligase E3, with amino-acid sequence MSGVIYYKFKSQKDPSRITFDGTIGMSVFDVKREIIMQKKLGNGLDFDLLLYNANSNEEYDDDTFIIPRSTSVIVRRVPAQKSGKGTAARYVSGAPKTTGARSDSVKRPVPMLQKKAPITSGESNINKSPSSSEDAAIQQMFQVSSDQWRETQDKMASATPIYKPNQRRIAASVPDKPPPPGYICYRCGQKGHWIQACPTNADPNYDGKPRVKRTTGIPRSFLKNVERPAEGDAANIMINAEGDYVVVQPDVASWETYQSRKAALTANDVYKMQPPNISLACTLCKKLARNACRTPCCDKLFCEECIQTALLDSDFECPNCHRKDVLLDTLNPDYQKQREIEAVVKSVLGSNSKNSDKVGTSDDNNTPMSEKRKREDDDANGPNKFAARSSAVFSKATAEPAFKSAMAIPDMPSMPHVQGFPAPFPPFMMPGLPQMPPMMMNAIAGQVYHNNRNPPRTNSRPSNASVPPPSSLHKNPPTKTN; translated from the coding sequence ATGTCTGGTGTAATTTATTACAAGTTCAAGTCTCAAAAGGATCCGTCAAGGATTACTTTCGATGGAACCATTGGAATGTCTGTTTTTGACGTTAAAAGAGAAATCATTATGCAGAAAAAGCTAGGAAATGGATTAGATTTTGATTTGTTGCTTTATAATGCTAATTCTAATGAAGAGTATGATGATGACACTTTTATAATTCCTCGTTCTACTTCTGTCATTGTCCGTCGAGTACCTGCACAAAAATCCGGAAAAGGAACTGCTGCTCGCTATGTCAGTGGCGCTCCTAAGACAACCGGTGCTCGATCTGATTCTGTCAAACGACCTGTCCCAATGCTTCAGAAAAAGGCACCCATTACATCCGGTGAAtcaaatattaataaaagtcCTTCATCCTCCGAAGACGCAGCAATTCAGCAAATGTTTCAAGTGTCAAGCGATCAATGGCGTGAAACTCAGGATAAAATGGCTTCTGCTACCCCTATTTATAAACCCAATCAACGCCGTATTGCTGCTTCTGTTCCGGACAAACCACCTCCCCCTGGATATATTTGTTATAGATGCGGTCAGAAAGGACACTGGATTCAAGCATGCCCTACCAACGCTGATCCTAATTACGATGGAAAACCAAGGGTAAAACGAACTACCGGAATACCTCgatcttttttgaaaaacgTTGAAAGGCCTGCTGAAGGCGACGCTGCTAATATTATGATAAATGCTGAAGGAGATTATGTTGTAGTACAACCAGACGTAGCGTCTTGGGAAACATATCAATCTCGTAAAGCAGCTTTAACTGCGAATGACGTGTATAAAATGCAGCCTCCGAACATTTCTTTGGCATGTACATTATGTAAGAAATTAGCAAGAAATGCTTGCAGAACACCTTGTTGTgataaacttttttgtgAAGAGTGTATTCAAACGGCTCTTTTAGATTCGGATTTTGAATGTCCAAATTGCCATCGAAAAGATGTTTTGTTGGATACTTTAAACCCCGATTACCAAAAACAGAGGGAAATTGAGGCAGTCGTCAAATCTGTACTCGGTTCTAATAGCAAAAACAGTGATAAGGTTGGTACTTCTGACGATAACAATACACCAATGTCTGAAAAGCGCAAGCGTGAAGATGACGATGCAAATGGACCTAACAAATTTGCGGCAAGATCTTCTGCTGTGTTTTCCAAAGCCACCGCTGAACCAGCTTTTAAGTCAGCTATGGCCATCCCAGATATGCCATCAATGCCTCATGTCCAAGGGTTTCCGGCTCCTTTTCCCCCTTTTATGATGCCAGGCTTACCTCAAATGCCGCCTATGATGATGAATGCAATTGCTGGCCAAGTATATCATAATAATCGAAATCCACCTCGTACAAACTCTCGTCCTTCAAATGCGTCTGTTCCCCCACCATCCTCGCTACATAAGAATCCCCCtactaaaacaaattag